One window of Flavobacterium ammonificans genomic DNA carries:
- a CDS encoding outer membrane beta-barrel protein → MKSIFLKGLLFFGLILNAQNDKKFAITLSGFVETYYAYDFNSSGSESKLPFMYNYNRHNEVNLNLGLLRAKVDYDNTYASIAFHSGTYVDDNYANEKIKYINEAFIGLYLDNLKKHSIEVGIMPSYIGFESAATATNLTLTRSILAENSPYFMTGIKYNNTLSERLNFSIFITNGWQRISRADNKQTPSIGTQLVYTTANNSLFNWSTFVGEEFNGIDFSPRYFSNLYWDKKWDSRWRTIVGFDFGLQNKSQVGNSTKLWYSPVVISQYTISPKWQTAFRAEYYQDKHNVLIATLDEFKTVGFSMNLDYLLNDKTKFRTELRHFSSENNLFTTSTMNTTSNLFFTSSLCFEF, encoded by the coding sequence ATGAAATCTATTTTTTTAAAAGGGCTCCTTTTTTTTGGATTAATTTTAAATGCCCAAAATGACAAAAAGTTTGCAATTACTTTATCAGGGTTTGTAGAAACCTACTATGCTTATGATTTTAATTCTAGTGGTTCTGAATCAAAATTGCCGTTTATGTACAATTACAATAGGCATAACGAAGTTAATCTGAACCTTGGATTACTTCGTGCTAAAGTAGATTACGATAATACTTATGCCAGTATTGCTTTTCATTCGGGAACCTATGTAGATGATAATTATGCTAATGAGAAAATAAAATACATCAACGAAGCCTTTATAGGCTTGTATTTGGATAATCTAAAAAAGCATTCAATTGAGGTTGGAATAATGCCAAGTTATATTGGATTTGAGTCTGCGGCTACTGCTACCAACTTGACACTTACACGATCTATTTTAGCCGAAAATTCTCCTTATTTTATGACTGGTATAAAGTACAATAATACGCTTAGTGAGCGATTAAATTTTTCAATTTTTATAACTAACGGATGGCAAAGAATTAGTCGTGCTGATAATAAACAGACTCCTTCAATAGGTACTCAATTGGTATATACTACCGCAAATAACTCTTTGTTCAATTGGAGTACATTTGTAGGAGAAGAATTTAATGGGATTGATTTTTCCCCTCGCTATTTTAGTAATTTGTATTGGGATAAAAAATGGGATTCGCGATGGCGAACTATTGTAGGATTTGATTTTGGTTTGCAAAATAAAAGTCAAGTCGGTAATTCAACAAAGTTGTGGTATAGTCCAGTAGTAATTTCTCAATATACCATTAGCCCGAAATGGCAAACCGCATTCAGAGCAGAGTATTATCAAGACAAACACAATGTACTCATCGCCACTTTAGATGAATTTAAAACTGTTGGTTTTTCTATGAACTTGGATTATCTATTGAATGACAAAACTAAATTTAGAACCGAATTACGTCATTTTAGTAGTGAAAACAATTTGTTTACTACTAGTACAATGAACACTACATCCAATTTATTTTTCACCTCCAGCTTGTGTTTCGAATTCTAA
- a CDS encoding L-serine ammonia-lyase — translation MEECISVFDMLKIGVGPSSSHTLGPWRAAERFLAELRKENRLIQVSSIRVDLYGSLSLTGKGHATDLAVMLGLSNQNPETIPVEDIKGITDQIIKEKKINLGGENTIEFDPKTAIVFNKNFLPFHSNGIKFSAFFNENDHYEATYYSIGGGFVVVEERVNAKKKQAIKCAFPYIINNAADLLQFATSEEKSISEIVYENEKSMRSENEIHEELLRIWNTMLECMYLGCHSEGVLPGGLNVRRRAFDMHQDLIGLSNYDSPQTWLEQIRKTDVKFRQILKWVSCFALAVNEVNASLGRVVTAPTNGSAGVIPAVLMYYMVIENHQAGEKEVKQFLLVAGEIGSIFKQGATISAAMGGCQAEIGVSSAMAAAALCELMGGSPSQVLIAAEIAMEHHLGLTCDPIEGLVQIPCIERNTMGAIKAINAAELALATDPKNVKVPLDKVVDTMWQTAKDMNSKYKETSQGGLAVAVNMSDC, via the coding sequence ATGGAAGAATGTATTTCTGTTTTCGATATGTTGAAAATCGGTGTTGGACCATCGAGCTCCCACACCTTAGGTCCGTGGAGAGCTGCTGAACGTTTTTTAGCAGAACTTCGAAAAGAAAATAGACTAATTCAAGTTAGCTCCATACGAGTAGATTTATACGGTTCACTTTCGCTTACAGGCAAAGGACACGCAACTGATTTAGCAGTAATGCTAGGACTTAGTAATCAAAATCCAGAAACAATTCCAGTTGAAGACATCAAAGGAATTACAGATCAAATTATAAAAGAGAAAAAAATTAATTTAGGTGGAGAAAATACAATTGAATTTGATCCAAAAACTGCAATTGTTTTCAACAAAAACTTTCTTCCTTTTCATTCTAACGGTATTAAATTTTCCGCTTTTTTCAACGAAAATGATCATTATGAAGCCACCTACTATTCTATTGGAGGAGGTTTTGTTGTCGTTGAAGAACGAGTGAATGCGAAAAAGAAACAAGCCATCAAATGTGCTTTTCCGTATATTATAAATAATGCAGCCGACTTACTACAGTTTGCTACATCAGAAGAAAAATCAATTTCAGAAATCGTTTATGAAAATGAAAAATCAATGCGTTCTGAAAATGAGATCCATGAAGAACTGCTACGTATATGGAACACAATGCTAGAATGCATGTATTTGGGTTGTCATTCTGAAGGTGTTTTACCTGGCGGACTCAATGTTCGAAGAAGAGCTTTTGATATGCACCAAGATTTGATTGGACTATCGAACTATGATTCGCCACAAACTTGGTTAGAACAAATCAGAAAAACAGATGTAAAATTCCGCCAAATCTTAAAATGGGTGAGCTGTTTTGCTTTGGCTGTTAATGAAGTAAACGCTTCCTTAGGCCGAGTAGTGACTGCACCAACTAACGGAAGTGCTGGAGTTATTCCTGCTGTTCTGATGTATTATATGGTGATTGAAAACCACCAAGCAGGAGAAAAAGAAGTCAAACAATTTTTATTAGTTGCTGGAGAAATTGGCAGTATTTTTAAACAAGGAGCCACTATATCAGCTGCTATGGGTGGTTGTCAAGCAGAAATTGGCGTGTCATCCGCTATGGCTGCGGCAGCTTTGTGCGAACTGATGGGCGGAAGTCCGAGCCAGGTTTTAATTGCTGCCGAAATTGCGATGGAGCATCATTTGGGATTAACTTGTGATCCAATAGAAGGCTTGGTACAAATTCCATGTATTGAAAGAAATACAATGGGTGCAATTAAAGCGATTAATGCTGCTGAATTAGCATTGGCTACTGATCCAAAAAATGTAAAAGTTCCTTTGGATAAAGTAGTAGATACCATGTGGCAAACGGCCAAAGACATGAACTCTAAATACAAAGAGACTTCTCAAGGAGGATTAGCAGTAGCTGTAAATATGTCGGATTGTTAG
- a CDS encoding M14 family zinc carboxypeptidase produces MKKSIFLISFLFLYGLHSQAQIKSPSEFLPNYGKQITFHHQAEAYFSHLVKESSLIKHQVYGQTNEERNLNVYFVSTPENLANLDQIRKNNLSAIGLSNQQNQKIGDKLIVWISFSVHGNEYAGMESAMTVAYELLNPANKETKEWLKNTIVILDPCENPDGQSRYANWLREISGKKTHPGLSDREHMEVWPGGRYNHYVFDLNRDWAWQTQVESQKRIALYNQWMPQVHADIHEMGYESPYFFPPSAEPLHEFIDQYQKDFHFSLGKNIAAKFDKENWLYNTRERFDLFYPSYGDTYPTYNGAVGMTLEQGGIGAGREIKLANGTHLTTKDRLTHHAKAVLTIIETASNQSDQLLKGFRGFMTNSRKKAKGVYATYVMKNNPKSEQLVELLKKNGIEYSYANASQKNIGYNYKTKKDNTFSIEPNDLIIKADQPRGVMTQVLFEPNQKLNDSLSYDITAWDLPLAYGLEGYALKNSVALSTKAAIEKKQFNAPEKVYAFHIPWNNRTSAKIVSQLLQNGIKVRTAAQKAVFGDVIVESGGLIVSKGDNPTITNFEKTVGDLIQSKADYNYLTSGFSVNARDLGGENFSLIKMPKILLLSGKGVNPTEFGAVWHYLDEVIQYPTSIVDVSNVGRIDWSEYNTLILADGNYNFSEDFSKQLENWIAKGGKVIAMNEALSQFEKTESYALRVFASDEEKTKSENAAKEKELKSRLLDYHNHERRLISSSIPGAIIENSIDASHPLAFGLGSNYFSLKTDARKYSLLTNASNVIYVPKNYRSYGFIGHELKKQLAETVTFAVEKKNKGTLIYMIDNPLFRGFWENGILLFSNALFQVQ; encoded by the coding sequence ATGAAAAAATCTATTTTTTTGATTTCTTTTTTGTTTTTGTATGGTTTACACTCACAAGCTCAAATTAAATCTCCTTCTGAATTTTTGCCTAATTATGGCAAACAAATTACATTTCACCATCAAGCTGAAGCCTACTTTAGTCATTTAGTTAAAGAGTCATCGTTGATTAAACACCAGGTCTATGGTCAAACCAATGAAGAGCGAAACCTGAATGTTTATTTTGTTTCGACTCCTGAAAACTTGGCTAATTTGGATCAAATTAGGAAAAATAATTTGAGCGCTATTGGTCTTTCCAATCAACAAAATCAGAAAATTGGCGATAAGCTGATTGTTTGGATTAGTTTTAGTGTGCATGGAAATGAATATGCTGGGATGGAAAGTGCTATGACTGTGGCATATGAATTATTAAATCCTGCGAATAAAGAAACCAAAGAATGGTTAAAAAATACAATCGTAATTTTAGATCCTTGTGAAAATCCTGATGGTCAATCTCGTTATGCTAATTGGTTGCGTGAAATTTCAGGAAAGAAAACCCATCCAGGTTTGTCTGATAGAGAACATATGGAAGTTTGGCCAGGCGGAAGATACAATCATTATGTATTTGATTTGAATAGAGACTGGGCTTGGCAAACACAAGTTGAATCTCAAAAGCGAATTGCGTTATACAATCAATGGATGCCACAAGTTCACGCAGATATTCACGAAATGGGGTATGAATCTCCGTATTTTTTTCCACCATCTGCGGAGCCGTTGCATGAATTTATTGACCAATACCAAAAAGACTTTCATTTTTCTCTTGGAAAAAATATCGCAGCCAAGTTTGATAAAGAAAACTGGTTGTACAATACGCGTGAACGTTTTGATTTGTTTTATCCAAGTTATGGAGATACGTATCCAACCTATAATGGAGCGGTTGGTATGACTTTGGAGCAAGGGGGGATAGGAGCTGGTCGCGAAATTAAATTAGCTAACGGAACTCATTTAACTACTAAAGATCGATTAACTCATCATGCAAAAGCAGTTTTGACCATAATTGAAACGGCATCTAATCAGTCGGATCAATTGTTAAAAGGTTTTAGAGGTTTTATGACTAATTCCAGAAAAAAAGCCAAAGGAGTATATGCCACTTATGTGATGAAGAACAATCCGAAGTCGGAACAATTAGTTGAATTATTAAAGAAAAATGGAATTGAATATTCGTACGCCAATGCTAGTCAAAAAAACATTGGATACAATTATAAAACCAAAAAAGACAATACATTTTCTATCGAGCCAAATGATTTAATCATCAAGGCAGATCAACCAAGAGGTGTAATGACCCAAGTTTTATTTGAACCCAACCAAAAATTGAATGATAGTTTGTCTTATGATATCACGGCTTGGGATTTGCCATTGGCTTATGGATTAGAAGGATATGCGTTAAAAAATAGTGTGGCTTTAAGCACCAAAGCTGCGATTGAGAAAAAGCAATTCAATGCACCAGAAAAAGTATACGCCTTTCATATTCCTTGGAATAATAGAACTTCCGCAAAGATAGTTTCTCAATTGCTTCAAAACGGAATAAAAGTGAGAACAGCAGCACAGAAAGCCGTTTTCGGAGATGTTATTGTTGAGTCTGGCGGATTGATTGTTAGTAAAGGGGACAATCCAACCATAACTAACTTTGAAAAAACTGTAGGTGATTTAATTCAATCAAAAGCGGATTATAATTACTTAACTTCAGGTTTTTCAGTGAATGCACGTGATTTAGGTGGAGAAAACTTCTCATTAATTAAGATGCCAAAAATTCTATTGTTGTCAGGAAAAGGAGTAAATCCAACAGAGTTTGGAGCGGTTTGGCATTATTTAGACGAAGTTATTCAATATCCAACGAGTATTGTAGATGTTAGTAATGTAGGAAGAATAGATTGGTCAGAATACAATACGCTAATTTTGGCGGATGGAAATTATAACTTTTCTGAAGATTTTAGCAAACAATTAGAAAATTGGATTGCAAAAGGAGGAAAGGTAATTGCTATGAATGAGGCATTGAGCCAATTTGAGAAAACAGAAAGTTATGCTTTACGTGTTTTTGCTTCGGATGAAGAGAAAACAAAATCTGAAAATGCTGCCAAAGAAAAAGAACTTAAGAGTCGTTTGCTAGATTACCACAATCATGAAAGAAGATTAATTTCATCTTCTATTCCAGGAGCAATTATCGAAAATTCGATAGATGCTTCTCATCCATTGGCATTTGGATTAGGTTCCAATTATTTTAGTTTGAAAACGGATGCAAGAAAATATTCCTTATTGACGAATGCCTCTAATGTGATTTATGTTCCTAAAAACTACAGAAGTTATGGTTTTATTGGACATGAATTGAAGAAGCAATTAGCTGAAACGGTTACGTTTGCAGTAGAGAAAAAGAACAAAGGAACTTTGATTTATATGATAGACAATCCTTTGTTTAGAGGATTTTGGGAAAATGGAATCCTGCTATTTAGTAATGCTTTGTTTCAAGTACAGTAA
- a CDS encoding 2-dehydro-3-deoxyphosphooctonate aldolase codes for MKKIISILSISILLSSCVSTRSTLKNVDDSAPDLVVNKDNTFVIREFSTDKKYGYDKDYPINIFYKTSATDANQDRFLNALAGPRGEKITYTKLGSCCPFPTKRSDMGAGFLDVYELKWEGQTKPIVLYINIYEKGIVKVPLGLRLRNK; via the coding sequence ATGAAAAAAATTATATCTATTTTAAGTATTTCAATTCTACTAAGTTCCTGCGTAAGCACTCGATCTACCTTAAAAAATGTCGATGATTCAGCTCCTGACCTAGTAGTAAATAAAGACAATACATTTGTCATTAGAGAATTCAGTACAGATAAAAAATACGGCTACGACAAAGATTATCCTATCAATATATTTTACAAAACTAGTGCTACCGATGCCAACCAAGATCGTTTTTTAAATGCTTTGGCTGGGCCAAGAGGAGAAAAAATAACCTACACTAAACTGGGAAGTTGCTGCCCCTTCCCTACTAAAAGAAGTGATATGGGTGCTGGTTTCTTAGATGTTTACGAACTAAAATGGGAAGGACAAACGAAACCAATTGTATTGTATATTAACATTTACGAAAAAGGAATTGTAAAAGTACCCCTTGGACTAAGGCTTAGAAATAAATAA
- a CDS encoding YeeE/YedE family protein gives MNVFFQTWPWYVSGFLIGLIMLSLIFFGKQFGMSSNLETLCSMSGLGKKVSYFNFDWKTNKWNLMVVLGAMLGGFVAVNFMSDPTNVTINPATVYQLSTLGIDAPDGKLAPDALFGNQIFESPKSIFILLIGGILIGFGTRYAGGCTSGHAISGLSNLQLPSLKAVIGFFIGGLIMAHLILPLIF, from the coding sequence ATGAATGTATTTTTTCAAACTTGGCCTTGGTATGTTTCAGGTTTTCTAATTGGTTTGATTATGTTAAGTTTGATTTTTTTCGGAAAACAATTCGGTATGTCATCCAATCTAGAAACACTTTGTTCCATGTCAGGATTAGGTAAAAAAGTTTCTTATTTCAATTTTGATTGGAAAACCAATAAATGGAATTTGATGGTAGTTTTAGGCGCTATGCTTGGCGGATTTGTTGCCGTTAACTTTATGAGTGATCCAACTAATGTTACGATAAATCCAGCTACGGTTTATCAATTGTCTACACTTGGAATTGATGCTCCTGATGGAAAGTTAGCACCCGATGCTCTTTTTGGAAATCAAATATTTGAATCACCTAAAAGTATTTTCATTTTATTAATTGGTGGAATTTTAATTGGTTTCGGAACGCGCTATGCTGGAGGCTGTACTTCTGGACATGCTATTTCAGGATTGAGTAATTTACAACTTCCTTCATTGAAAGCCGTGATTGGGTTTTTTATTGGCGGATTGATTATGGCACATTTGATTTTACCTCTAATTTTTTAA
- a CDS encoding DUF6691 family protein yields the protein MKYFKFLLVGFVFGIVLTKSEAVSWYRIYEMFHFQSFHMYGIISVAIATGIIGIQLIKRNNIKALDGSAIVIKDKDNSTARYIFGGIFFGLGWGLVGSCPGPIFILLGAGFLPVIVVFIGALIGTTLYGILKKKLPH from the coding sequence ATGAAATATTTTAAATTTTTACTTGTAGGTTTTGTTTTCGGGATTGTTTTAACCAAATCAGAGGCAGTTTCTTGGTACCGCATTTATGAAATGTTTCATTTTCAATCATTTCATATGTATGGAATTATTTCAGTTGCCATTGCAACAGGAATTATTGGCATTCAACTTATTAAAAGGAATAATATAAAAGCATTAGATGGTTCTGCCATTGTAATTAAGGATAAAGACAACAGCACCGCTCGATATATTTTTGGAGGTATCTTTTTTGGATTAGGTTGGGGATTAGTAGGTTCTTGTCCAGGACCGATCTTTATTTTATTAGGAGCTGGATTTCTACCTGTAATTGTAGTATTTATAGGTGCTTTGATTGGAACTACTTTGTATGGAATTTTGAAGAAAAAATTACCACACTAA
- a CDS encoding lysoplasmalogenase, with the protein MKNKTVLFIYLGFSFLYLAITALEQEEMSRLMKPFLLPFLLIAVYVSEKFKTKSTLLIALTFSWIGDIVLLFANKGELYFIIGLVAFLISHVFYIVLFNQQAVTASISNKISFGAGIGLILLYFFGMITTLGPKLGPLTVPVIVYAVVISSMLYFALKGSYQWAKIPYQSVLIGAILFIASDSILAFNKFYQAIPFASFLIMVTYLAAQYGIVWGILNLNQKK; encoded by the coding sequence ATGAAAAATAAAACCGTATTGTTTATTTATTTAGGATTTAGTTTCCTCTATTTAGCTATAACTGCACTAGAGCAAGAAGAAATGTCTCGTTTAATGAAACCCTTTTTACTTCCCTTTTTACTAATTGCGGTATATGTGTCAGAAAAGTTCAAAACTAAGTCTACTCTTTTAATTGCGTTGACTTTTTCATGGATTGGTGATATTGTTTTATTATTTGCTAATAAAGGGGAACTCTATTTTATAATTGGTCTAGTAGCATTCTTGATTTCTCATGTATTTTATATCGTGCTTTTTAACCAACAAGCGGTAACTGCATCCATTTCCAACAAAATTAGTTTTGGAGCCGGAATAGGACTTATTTTACTTTATTTTTTTGGAATGATAACTACATTAGGTCCGAAGTTAGGACCGCTTACTGTGCCTGTTATAGTGTATGCTGTTGTAATTAGCAGTATGTTGTATTTTGCATTAAAAGGAAGTTATCAATGGGCTAAAATACCCTATCAATCCGTATTAATTGGTGCAATTCTATTTATTGCTTCTGATAGTATTTTAGCATTTAACAAATTTTACCAAGCCATTCCATTTGCTTCCTTTTTAATTATGGTTACTTATTTGGCAGCTCAATATGGTATTGTTTGGGGAATTTTAAATTTAAACCAAAAAAAATAG
- a CDS encoding sterol desaturase family protein — MKEYAAILVYAMPIFLVLIIIEKLYGYYKGEDTAPLMDSVSSISSGIINSLKDVLGLSVTLLSYEWMSIHLALFQQEVSIASILIAFIVIDFYGYWSHRLSHQINFLWNKHAIHHSSEEFNLSCALRQSISSFVNLFTFLLLPAAIVGVPAKVIAITLPIHLFLQFWYHTKHIKKMGILEKIIVTPSHHRVHHAINPEYMDKNHGQIFIFWDKLFGTFQEELDDVPAVFGITRPAQTWNPFRINFQHLWLLISDAWRAENWKDKLTIWFQPTGWRPANFEEKYPVAKITNVYQFTKYGSQHSKLLLYWSLFQLFLTLGLVSILYLSIANLSLENIFIYAFFIFISVYSYTELMDTNKYAMLWETIRFTYGTGVVVALGNWFQIDQLIPYGTYLVMAFISISFFGTLYFVSTDFKSEKLAIA; from the coding sequence ATGAAAGAATATGCTGCTATTTTAGTTTACGCAATGCCGATTTTTTTGGTATTGATTATCATTGAAAAATTGTATGGATATTACAAAGGAGAAGATACAGCTCCCTTAATGGATTCTGTATCAAGTATTAGTTCTGGAATAATAAACTCATTAAAAGACGTCTTGGGACTAAGTGTGACTCTATTATCTTACGAATGGATGTCAATTCATTTAGCATTATTCCAACAAGAGGTTTCAATTGCTTCTATATTAATTGCTTTTATTGTAATTGATTTTTATGGCTATTGGTCGCACCGTTTATCGCATCAAATCAATTTTTTATGGAATAAACACGCTATTCACCATAGTAGTGAAGAATTTAATCTATCTTGTGCTTTACGCCAAAGCATTTCAAGTTTTGTCAATCTTTTTACTTTCCTTTTATTACCAGCAGCTATCGTAGGAGTTCCTGCCAAAGTGATTGCTATAACATTGCCAATTCATTTGTTTTTACAGTTTTGGTACCATACCAAGCACATTAAGAAAATGGGGATTTTAGAAAAAATAATTGTGACACCATCACACCATCGTGTACATCATGCCATCAATCCAGAATACATGGATAAAAATCACGGACAGATTTTCATTTTTTGGGATAAACTATTCGGAACATTCCAAGAAGAGTTAGACGATGTACCAGCTGTTTTTGGAATCACAAGACCCGCTCAAACTTGGAACCCATTCCGTATTAACTTTCAACATCTTTGGTTATTAATTTCGGATGCTTGGCGCGCTGAGAATTGGAAAGATAAACTGACTATTTGGTTTCAACCAACTGGTTGGCGTCCGGCTAATTTTGAAGAAAAATATCCAGTTGCTAAAATCACTAATGTATATCAATTTACAAAATACGGTTCGCAACATTCAAAGCTATTATTGTACTGGTCTTTATTTCAACTATTTCTAACCTTAGGATTAGTAAGTATTCTATATCTTTCAATTGCCAATCTAAGCTTAGAAAATATTTTCATCTATGCTTTCTTCATCTTTATCAGTGTGTATAGTTATACCGAATTAATGGATACAAATAAATATGCCATGCTATGGGAAACCATTCGTTTTACTTATGGTACAGGTGTAGTTGTTGCGTTAGGAAATTGGTTTCAAATTGATCAACTCATTCCATACGGAACCTATTTAGTAATGGCATTCATTAGTATTTCATTTTTTGGAACTTTGTATTTTGTAAGTACCGATTTCAAGTCAGAAAAATTAGCAATAGCATAA
- a CDS encoding ATP-dependent Clp protease adaptor ClpS yields the protein MSTKEKVRERVRTQETTTANNEIVVYNDDVNTFDHVIETLVRVCDHTPEQAEQCSLIIHYNGKCTVKTDIYDKLKPQCIQLLAAGLSAEII from the coding sequence ATGAGTACTAAAGAAAAAGTAAGAGAACGAGTTCGTACCCAAGAAACGACAACTGCCAATAATGAAATTGTAGTGTACAATGACGATGTCAATACTTTTGATCACGTAATTGAAACTTTGGTTCGCGTATGTGATCATACTCCAGAACAAGCAGAACAATGTTCGCTAATTATTCATTACAACGGTAAATGTACAGTCAAGACAGATATCTATGATAAACTAAAGCCACAATGCATTCAATTATTGGCAGCAGGGCTAAGTGCTGAAATCATCTAA
- the prmA gene encoding 50S ribosomal protein L11 methyltransferase — translation MSNSYIGYHFTIEPKELGSEILIAELGEKAFESFTETETGIDAFVQKDLWDENILDDVYILQSEEFKIDYTFEEIEQVNWNEEWEKNFEPIEVDGKCHVRAPFHPKTDAEFDIVIEPKMSFGTGHHETTHMMIQHLLEMDMNGLKTLDMGCGTAILAILAEMKGAQPIDAIDIDNWCYLNSIENAERNHCQHISVYEGDAALLQEKKYDLIIANINRNILLNDMQSYVDCLNPGGTILFSGFYEEDIPFIDGSCTEKGLTFIKKFQRNNWVSLKYVN, via the coding sequence ATGTCAAATAGTTATATCGGATACCATTTTACTATTGAACCAAAAGAACTAGGTTCAGAAATTCTAATTGCCGAATTAGGAGAAAAAGCATTTGAAAGTTTCACAGAAACTGAAACAGGCATTGATGCTTTTGTACAAAAAGACTTATGGGACGAAAATATACTTGATGATGTTTACATTCTTCAATCAGAGGAGTTCAAAATCGACTATACTTTCGAGGAGATTGAACAAGTCAACTGGAATGAAGAATGGGAGAAAAATTTTGAACCTATAGAAGTAGATGGAAAATGTCATGTTCGCGCTCCTTTCCACCCAAAAACAGATGCCGAGTTTGATATTGTTATTGAACCAAAAATGAGTTTTGGAACAGGACATCACGAAACTACTCACATGATGATTCAGCATTTACTAGAAATGGATATGAATGGTTTAAAAACCTTAGACATGGGATGTGGAACTGCAATCTTAGCTATTTTAGCTGAAATGAAAGGCGCACAACCGATTGATGCTATTGACATTGACAATTGGTGCTATTTGAATTCGATTGAGAATGCCGAACGTAACCATTGCCAACACATTAGCGTCTATGAAGGAGATGCCGCTTTACTACAAGAAAAAAAATACGACTTGATTATTGCTAACATCAACCGAAATATTCTATTAAACGATATGCAATCGTATGTAGATTGTTTGAATCCTGGAGGAACTATTTTGTTTAGCGGTTTCTACGAAGAAGACATTCCGTTTATTGATGGTTCTTGTACTGAAAAAGGCTTAACTTTCATCAAAAAATTCCAAAGAAACAATTGGGTTTCGTTAAAATATGTAAATTAG
- the tpiA gene encoding triose-phosphate isomerase: MRKKIVAGNWKMHKNAEQTEDLLNDLIAKVPTDCTAQVIVAPTFVNLASAVDHLEFTNIDVAAQNVHQAESGAFTGEISADMLKSVGVNTVILGHSERRAIFNEIDALIANKVDAALAHEMTVIFCFGEELKDRQSNNHFNVVENQLKDGLFHIKAASWENVVLAYEPVWAIGTGETASPEQAQEMHEFIRETVRKSFGSDVAEDVSILYGGSVKPENAKEIFSKPDVDGGLIGGAALKADDFVAIINAI, encoded by the coding sequence ATGAGAAAAAAGATTGTTGCAGGTAACTGGAAAATGCATAAAAACGCTGAGCAAACAGAAGATTTATTGAATGATTTAATTGCAAAAGTACCAACTGATTGTACTGCACAAGTAATTGTAGCTCCAACTTTTGTTAACCTAGCTTCTGCTGTAGATCATTTAGAATTCACTAACATTGATGTAGCTGCTCAAAACGTTCACCAAGCTGAAAGTGGTGCTTTCACTGGAGAAATATCTGCTGATATGTTGAAAAGCGTTGGTGTAAACACAGTAATCCTTGGACACTCTGAGCGTAGAGCAATTTTCAATGAAATAGATGCTTTAATTGCAAATAAAGTAGATGCGGCATTGGCTCACGAAATGACCGTAATTTTCTGTTTTGGTGAAGAATTAAAAGACCGTCAGTCTAACAATCATTTCAATGTGGTAGAAAATCAATTGAAAGATGGTTTGTTCCATATTAAAGCAGCTAGTTGGGAAAATGTAGTGTTAGCTTACGAACCGGTTTGGGCTATTGGAACAGGAGAAACTGCATCTCCAGAACAAGCACAAGAAATGCACGAATTCATTAGAGAAACTGTACGTAAATCTTTTGGTAGTGATGTAGCTGAAGACGTTTCAATCCTTTATGGAGGAAGTGTAAAACCTGAAAACGCAAAAGAAATTTTCTCTAAACCAGATGTTGACGGAGGTCTTATTGGTGGAGCTGCTTTGAAAGCAGATGATTTCGTAGCTATTATCAACGCAATCTAA